A window from Pseudomonadota bacterium encodes these proteins:
- a CDS encoding endonuclease/exonuclease/phosphatase family protein → MRVVLSIGLFILLASCSTVAPQTTPRLGDAETVTIMAFNVENLFDTEHDVGKNDYTFLPRVKKDNDAHRARCNEISVRKWREQCLYWDWSEQALTFKLKTLADVITQEGRGPDIIALQEVENVHVLERLRRGYLSDQGYGEPILIEGNDDRGIDVAFLSRLPMVGTPTLHPITFTQISERRQKDTRGILQANFKLPDGAVLTGYSVHFPAPYHPYSLRIDAYRSLNALLAQLPADRLAFAAGDFNTPSLEENEQRIIERIAKPKWLIGHESGCRACPGTSYYPPKDDWSFLDMILVRKSTNEIGEWRLNDATRLVNRHPEQQRDGYPLSFSVAPLSGVSDHWPLLVELERSPAQDTAR, encoded by the coding sequence ATGCGTGTAGTTTTATCGATTGGCCTGTTCATACTGCTGGCGAGCTGTTCGACGGTTGCGCCTCAAACCACGCCTCGGCTGGGAGATGCTGAAACCGTCACCATCATGGCGTTCAATGTCGAAAACCTGTTCGATACTGAGCATGATGTCGGCAAGAATGATTACACCTTTTTACCCCGAGTCAAAAAAGACAACGACGCCCATCGGGCGCGTTGCAACGAGATTAGCGTGCGTAAGTGGCGCGAGCAGTGTCTGTATTGGGATTGGAGCGAGCAGGCGCTTACATTCAAGCTCAAAACGTTGGCGGACGTGATTACGCAAGAAGGACGTGGACCGGACATCATTGCTCTGCAAGAAGTCGAAAACGTACACGTATTAGAGCGTCTCCGTCGAGGTTATTTGTCGGACCAAGGGTATGGCGAGCCGATTCTAATCGAAGGAAACGATGATCGTGGCATTGATGTCGCGTTTTTATCTCGCTTGCCGATGGTGGGCACACCCACGCTTCATCCGATCACGTTTACGCAAATTAGTGAGCGGCGCCAAAAAGACACTCGCGGCATTTTGCAGGCCAATTTCAAACTCCCTGACGGTGCCGTGCTCACGGGTTATTCTGTGCACTTTCCGGCGCCGTATCACCCTTATTCGTTACGCATTGACGCCTACCGATCGCTCAATGCGCTGCTCGCCCAGTTACCGGCTGATCGCCTCGCGTTTGCCGCTGGCGATTTCAACACGCCATCGCTGGAAGAAAACGAACAGCGTATTATCGAGCGCATTGCGAAGCCCAAGTGGCTCATCGGTCACGAATCGGGCTGCCGTGCTTGTCCAGGCACCAGCTATTATCCGCCGAAAGACGATTGGTCGTTTCTCGACATGATTCTGGTGCGCAAGTCGACAAACGAGATTGGCGAATGGCGCCTTAATGACGCCACGCGTTTGGTCAACCGTCACCCAGAACAGCAACGCGACGGCTACCCATTGTCGTTCAGCGTGGCCCCGCTCAGCGGTGTGTCAGACCACTGGCCGTTGCTCGTGGAGCTCGAACGATCACCCGCCCAGGATACGGCGCGCTAA